From one Culex quinquefasciatus strain JHB chromosome 3, VPISU_Cqui_1.0_pri_paternal, whole genome shotgun sequence genomic stretch:
- the LOC119770118 gene encoding uncharacterized protein LOC119770118 isoform X4, whose protein sequence is MNLITTATLVVVLAITTASADEWNWLNDGESFMEDLVREKRQESVQNATEVGDDEILNYILDSGRQGRSLEGFDEVYSDPSVQQALQNSDDVQARNIIKEKLCALGLMQCDGELIDGRRPYLNPNNLIYAQPVALKPVGRPIATIPIRGPPQQQGPVYVPKPPQQKPHQGPYGPPQPMPNPNQKVGFASQSFNSQNSYNSYSGGPSYSGSYPSYPSKPLGPVYEGAEIPYEFESPNKPPGVVIADGPPVAAKPVVEQHVHHHYHHIEGGAAEKTVVVQQPVPLTSDIITGSSVAGGASYSSGKYGSSSSLNSGSSYSSGQYGTSSSLNGGFNPSSSKDFDYQDLKGGNNFGDYGSYASQSQSAANFYNKGPQTFSSSGSENTVYGTNSAVVTGSYQTAPQGGFHASNPNLYKKELNVKGPANGLNSYSTDYSKYSQQYNGQYSNQQNQQFGQQNQHFGQQNQQFGQQNQQFGQQNQQFGQSQQQFGVNSRYEDCVCVPYEQCPAQDVVGRRDDLILPLDPRSFKSDILADTEKLVITDANGTMTVVHVPKNVTAEARSTNVTEEVKKVSKREAAAATKKSDDDDKANIEPRQAYYGPRPQQQQQQQQCPQRSVCCRRPAYQPRPPTHANLGKCGVRNAQGINGRIKNPVYVDGDSEFGEYPWQVAILKKDPKESVYVCGGTLIDNQYIVTAAHCVKTYNGFDLRVRLGEWDVNHDVEFYPYIERDVISVQVHPEYYAGTLDNDLAILKMDKPVDFTNTPHISPACLPDKFADFSGQRCWTTGWGKDAFGDYGKYQNILKEVDVPIVNQHQCQNQLRQTRLGYSYNLHPGFLCAGGEEGKDACKGDGGGPLVCERNGSWQVVGIVSWGIGCGKANVPGVYVKVAHYLDWINQVRGRF, encoded by the exons ATGAACCTCATAACCACCGCTACCCTGGTGGTGGTCCTGGCAATCACCACCGCCAGTGCCGACGAATGGAATTGGCTGAACGACGGAGAGTCTTTCATGGAGGATCTAGTGCGTGAGAAGCGCCAAGAATCTGTCCAGAACGCTACCGAAGTGGGTGATGATGAAATCCTGAACTACATCCTCGACAGTGGACGCCAGGGACGAAGTCTGGAAGGATTCGACGAAGTGTACAGTGATCCTTCGGTTCAGCAAGCTCTGCAAAACTCTGACGATGTCCAAGCCCGGAACATCATCAAGGAGAAGCTGTGCGCCCTCGGGTTGATGCAGTGTGATGGAGAGCTGATCGACGGAAGACGACCATACCTGAACCCAAACAACCTGATCTACGCTCAACCCGTGGCGCTCAAACCGGTTGGACGACCGATCGCCACCATCCCAATCCGAGGACCACCCCAACAGCAGGGTCCAGTCTACGTTCCAAAACCACCCCAGCAGAAACCTCACCAGGGACCGTACGGACCTCCGCAACCCATGCCGAACCCCAACCAAAAAGTCGGCTTTGCTTCTCAATCCTTCAACAGTCAGAACTCTTACAACTCCTACTCCGGTGGACCATCCTACAGTGGATCCTACCCCAGCTACCCCTCCAAACCTCTTGGTCCCGTCTACGAAGGTGCTGAAATCCCCTACGAGTTTGAGAGCCCAAACAAACCTCCCGGCGTCGTTATCGCGGACGGTCCTCCAGTTGCCGCCAAACCAGTGGTTGAACAACACGTGCACCATCACTACCACCACATCGAGGGAGGAGCCGCCGAGAAGACCGTTGTCGTCCAACAACCCGTTCCACTGACATCGGACATCATCACTGGCTCGTCTGTTGCGGGAGGCGCTTCCTACTCCTCCGGCAAATACGGATCTTCGTCTTCGCTCAACAGTGGATCTTCCTACTCCTCCGGTCAGTACGGAACCTCATCATCCCTCAACGGAGGATTCAATCCGTCCAGCAGCAAGGACTTTGATTACCAGGATCTCAAAGGAGGCAACAACTTCGGCGATTACGGAAGCTATGCTTCGCAGTCACAGTCTGCCGCCAACTTCTACAACAAGGGACCACAGACATTCAGCAGTTCTGGCTCGGAGAACACCGTTTACGGAACGAACTCGGCCGTCGTCACCGGAAGCTACCAAACGGCACCCCAAGGTGGATTCCACGCGTCCAACCCCAACCTGTACAAGAAAGAACTGAATGTCAAGGGACCAGCCAACGGACTGAACAGCTACTCCACCGACTACAGCAAGTACAGCCAGCAGTACAACGGACAGTACAGCAACCAGCAGAATCAACAATTTGGCCAGCAAAATCAGCATTTCGGACAACAGAACCAGCAATTCGGACAACAGAACCAGCAATTCGGCCAGCAGAACCAGCAATTCGGTCAATCCCAGCAACAGTTTGGCGTCAACTCACGCTACGAGGACTGCGTGTGCGTTCCGTACGAACAGTGCCCGGCCCAGGACGTTGTAGGGCGCCGTGACGATCTGATCCTGCCGCTGGACCCGCGTAGCTTCAAGAGTGACATTCTGGCCGATACCGAGAAGCTGGTGATCACCGACGCCAACGGAACGATGACCGTGGTGCACGTGCCCAAGAACGTAACGGCCGAGGCTCGTTCGACCAATGTGACCGAAGAGGTCAAGAAGGTCTCCAAGCGGGAAGCTGCTGCCGCTACCAAGAAGTCCGACGATGATGACAAGGCTAACATTGAACCG CGTCAAGCTTACTACGGACCACGAccccaacaacagcagcagcagcagcaatgtcCTCAGCGTAGCGTTTGCTGCCGTCGTCCAGCCTACCAGCCACGTCCTCCGACCCACGCCAACCTGGGCAAGTGTGGCGTGCGTAACGCTCAAGGCATCAACGGGCGCATCAAGAACCCGGTCTACGTTGACGGAGACAGCGAGTTCGGCGAGTACCCGTGGCAGGTGGCAATCCTGAAGAAGGACCCCAAGGAGTCTGTGTACGTGTGCGGTGGAACCCTGATCGACAACCAGTACATCGTTACGGCGGCCCATTGCGTCAAGAC CTACAACGGCTTCGATCTGCGCGTCCGCCTGGGTGAATGGGACGTCAACCACGACGTCGAGTTCTATCCGTACATCGAACGGGACGTCATCTCGGTGCAAGTGCACCCAGAGTACTACGCTGGAACGCTGGACAACGATCTGGCCATCCTGAAGATGGACAAGCCGGTCGACTTCACCAACACCCCGCACATCTCGCCGGCCTGTCTTCCCGATAAATTCGCCGACTTCTCCGGCCAACGCTGCTGGACTACCGGATGGGGTAAGGACGCCTTCGGTGACTACGGCAAGTACCAGAACATCCTGAAGGAGGTCGATGTGCCGATCGTCAACCAGCACCAGTGCCAGAACCAGCTGCGTCAGACGCGTCTCGGCTACAGCTACAACCTTCATCCGGGATTCCTGTGCGCCGGCGGTGAAGAGGGCAAGGATGCCTGCAAGGGTGACGGAGGTGGCCCGCTAGTCTGTGAACGCAACGGTAGCTGGCAGGTCGTTGGAATCGTATCCTGGGGTATTGGCTGCGGAAAAGCCAACGTGCCCGGAGTGTACGTCAAGGTCGCCCACTACCTGGACTGGATCAACCAGGTTCGAGGTCGGTTCTAG